Genomic segment of Kiritimatiellia bacterium:
CAGACGTCCTGCCGGCGGACGCGGTAGCCGCAGCAGAGATCGCAGGTTTCCAGCCCGGCGACCAGGGCGGGAATGTCGGCCGGATCGTTCTGGCCGTCGGCGTCGAGGGTGACGAAAATCCTCCCGCGCGCCGCGCGGAAGCCGGCCAGCAGGGCGGCGCTTTGGCCGGAGTTGGCCGCGAGGCGGATGGCCCGCAGTTCGGCCACTTCGACGCGGAGGTCGTTCAGCCGCCGGGGCGTCCAGTCGGACGAGCCGTCGTCCACCACGAGGATTTCGAACGACCGGCTCTGGCCGTGCAGGACGCAGGCCGTTTCGCGCACGAGCGCGCCGAGGCACGCTTCTTCGTTGTAGGCCGGAATCAGGACCGACAGCTCCACGGGGCGGCCGCCGTCGGGCAAAGGCCATGGTGCCGGAACTGGAGGTATGTTTTCCATGCGACCTAATCTAGCGCCGGACGCTCCGGCATTCAAACCCGCAATTCTGAAGATTGGTTAAGAGAAACGCGGACAAAAAAAGCGCCCCGGATTGCTCCGGGGCGCGCGGGTCGGCGAGACGCCTAGGCCTTGGGGGCGGCGGGGGCCGCCGGGGCCAGGTCGGCCAGCTTGGCGTACTTGGCCCAAT
This window contains:
- a CDS encoding glycosyltransferase family 2 protein produces the protein MENIPPVPAPWPLPDGGRPVELSVLIPAYNEEACLGALVRETACVLHGQSRSFEILVVDDGSSDWTPRRLNDLRVEVAELRAIRLAANSGQSAALLAGFRAARGRIFVTLDADGQNDPADIPALVAGLETCDLCCGYRVRRQDVWSKRIGSRLANAVRNRVLRETIRDTGCTLKAFRAEWAGHLPLQFRGLHRFIPALLGMAGARISEIPVHHRPRAAGQSKYTNWGRLKESLWDLWAVRWMQKRHRSIQTEPLRWTR